The nucleotide window CAAAACGTTTGCAACATGAACTGGAACCTTGAACAGGACCTTGGACGCTCCTGGGCAGAGGCCGTTGATACGCTTTGCGCACTTCATCCCGACAAAGCAGATCTGATTGCGGCGTATTCAGATCAATGGCACGAGATGATCCCCGGTGAAGTTTCCGGGACACGCCAAATCCTCCAGGAGCTCCAAGAAAAGAACACCCCGCTTTTTGCAGTCACCAATTTTTCGAACGAAAAATTCGCAGAGTGCCTGGTACGATTCCCGTTTCTCAAGACCAGCTTTGTCGACACTGTGGTGTCTGCAGAAGAGCGTTTGATCAAACCGGACCCCAGGATCTATCAGGTCCTGTTTAATCGAAATGGACTTGAACCCGGCACGTGCCTGTTCATCGACGATTCAGCGGCCAATGTTGAGGCTGCCCGCAATGTCGGGATGCAAGCGCATCATTTTAAAGAGGCGCACGCTTTGCGGCAGGACCTCAAGAATCGCGGTTTGCTCACTAACTAAGCTTCCTTAGCCGGCAAATCCTTCAAGCACATTGACACAGTTGGTGCCCAGTGCGTCGACGGCATAGCCACCTTCCATGACGAACAAGGTTGGCACGCCGACTTTCTTCAGTCGTTCGCCGAGACGACTGAAGTCCTCGCTCTTGAAGCGGAAACCGGAAATCGGGTCGTTCTCATAACAATCCATGCCAAGCGACACGACCATCGCATCCGGCTTGTAAACCAGCAGCCAACGGCAGGCCTCTTCGAGTGCAGGAGTATAGCTATCCCAATCCGTACCAAGCGGAAGCGGCCAGTTGCGCGTGAAACCTGTGCCCGCGTGTTCTCCCGTCTCGTCGGCATAACCCAGGAAATAAGGATATTCATCCTTCGGATCGGCGTGAATGGACAAAAACAGGATGTCAGGCCGGTCGTAGAAAAGAGCCTGGGTTCCGTTTCCATGATGGTAATCGACATCCAGAATGGCGATGCGATGCAATCCGTAGTCGCGCAGATACTGTGCTGCGATGGCCGCATTGTTGAGGAAGCAATACCCTCCGAAAAAATCAAAACCGGCGTGGTGTCCCGGCGGCCGGCACAGTGCGAATGCGGATTGTTCTCCATCCAGAAGGAATTTTGCAGCCGTCAGCGCGGTATCGGCAGAGGCGCGCGCCGCCTTGAAAGTGTTTTCACCAAGCGGAGTGCCCGCGTCCATTGAATATCGACCGAGCAATCCATCAATGTGGTTCACATCAATGTCCTGCCGCAGACTTCTGATCGGCCACACAAACGGGAAAGCTTCGTTGGAGCGGCCTGCCGCCAGCCACTTATCCCAGAAGTCTTCCAAAAAGCCGACATAGTCCGGTGCATGTACTCTATGGAGCGGCCTGATCGGAAAATCATCCGGTGAAACAATCTCGCCGACTTTTCGACTTTTGACGGTTTCCAGGACCATTTCGGCCCGGCTCGGAACTTCGACAGCGGGTTTCAATTCGCCGTCTGAAATCTCCTGCTTCGGCGCATGGGCAAGCTGGGTGTCTGAAAAAACGGTCTTCAAATACTTCTCCCCAGTCCCGCCTTGGCCTCACCCGCAGATCCTAGTGTATCCGATCTCACGAAAAACGGAATTCCGTCACATGACTATAAGTCTCAGTCGGCCGCAACAGAACATTTGTGAAGTTTGACCTGTTGACGCTGTCGGGCCAACGCTGCGCTTCCAGGCACAGTCCGGCATGTGGGCCGTAGTGTTTTCCGTCCAACCCGGGAACAGCAACAGTCAGTTTGCCGGCATCGTATAACTGAAGTCCGGGCTCCGTGGTCCAGACTTCCATGCGCCTGTCACCTGCGCTGTCTTCAAGTGCTGCCGCAAAGGCGACCTGGTCGCGCGGCGCGTCCGCCAAACAGAAATTGTGGTCGTAAAAAACGTCCTCTTCACCGGATTTTCGTTTCAGTTTACGGCCATCCTGAAAATCAAACGCTGTCCAGGCAACATTCCTGACTTCCCCTGTCGGGATCAAATGCTCGTCTACCGGCAAATAGCTTTCTGCCGCAATTTCAAGCGTGTGACCCAGGATAGTCTCACTGCCATCCAGATTAAAATATGCGTGCTGTGTGAGGTTGACCGGGGTGGTTTTGTCGGTTGTTGCCGTAATCTTGACGCGCAATGCTCCAGAACCGGTAAGCGTATATCGAACGAGTGCTTCAACGCGGCCTGGATATCCCATTTCACCGTCTTCAGAAACCAACTTCAAGAGCACACTGGCCTTGTCGCTTTGCTCGATCTGCCAGATGCGGTTTGAAAACCCATCTGAGCCGCCGTGAAGATGATTGCGGCCTCCATCATTGCAGTCCAACTGGTATTCGTTTCCGTCAATGCTCATTTTACCGCCGGCGATGCGATTGGCGCATCGCCCGGCAATTACCCCGAAATAAGGCGAATGATCCAGATAGCTTTGCAGGTCATCAAAACCGAGCACAACTGTTTGCCCATCCACTTTCAAGTCCCGGATAACCGCGCCAAGTGTCAGGATCGAAGCCTCCAAGACACCTTTCTTAAGGGTGATCTCCTGAACAGCAGTTCCGTCCGGAAGAAACCCGAATTCATTGATCATGCAATTCTCCGTAGACCCATCTCAGGTCCGTTTTCCGAGCGCCGCAAGCCGACAGGATCATTCGTTGCCCCTGCCCTCAAGCTCAAGTCTTCACCGAAACTCTCATAGGCAAGTCTCAACTACCGGTCTCAAATCGTCTGGTTGTAGTCGCCGACTTCGGGGTTCTCACGCAGGATGCCGTCGACGGCCTTGAACATGGCGTGCAGACGATCTTCAGAAACGGGACTTTCGACCACGACAACCAGTTCGGGCTTGTTCGAAGAGGCACGAACCAGTCCCCAGGTTCCGTCCTCGCTGACTACACGCACACCATTGACCGTAATCAGGTCGGTTATCGCCTGTCCCGCAACAGTTTCGCCCCGTTCCTTCATGTCCTGAAATCTCGACACGACACGTTCGATAACATCGTATTTGATTTCATCGGCACATTTCGGAGACATGGTCGGCGAGCCCCAGGTCTTGGGCAAATCGCGCCGCAGGTCGGCCATTGTCTTGTTCGGATTGCGGTGCAGCATGTCGAGAATTGCGATAGCGGACACGAGACCATCGTCATAACCGCGTCCAATCGGCTGATTGAAAAAGTAGTGCCCAGACTTTTCAAATCCAACGACTGCGTTCAAATCCCTGACGCGACGTTTGATATAGGAATGACCGGTTTTGTAGTAGTCGGTCTTTGCACCATTGGCCTGAAGGACGGGGTCAGTATGGTAAAGCCCGGTCGATTTCACATCGACCACAAACTGGCTGTTCGGATGCAGGGCGGAAATGTCACGCGCCAGCATGACGCCAACCTTGTCGGCGAAGATTTCTTCGCCTTCATTGTCGACGACGCCACAACGGTCACCATCCCCATCGAAACCCAGTCCAACCTCTGCGCCAACTTCCAGAACTTTGTCCCGTAATGCATGAAGCATCTGCATATCT belongs to Roseibium porphyridii and includes:
- a CDS encoding HAD family hydrolase; this translates as MNDVITTVVFDIGNVLIEWNPEHLYRRLIPDEVERADFLQNVCNMNWNLEQDLGRSWAEAVDTLCALHPDKADLIAAYSDQWHEMIPGEVSGTRQILQELQEKNTPLFAVTNFSNEKFAECLVRFPFLKTSFVDTVVSAEERLIKPDPRIYQVLFNRNGLEPGTCLFIDDSAANVEAARNVGMQAHHFKEAHALRQDLKNRGLLTN
- a CDS encoding histone deacetylase family protein, translated to MKTVFSDTQLAHAPKQEISDGELKPAVEVPSRAEMVLETVKSRKVGEIVSPDDFPIRPLHRVHAPDYVGFLEDFWDKWLAAGRSNEAFPFVWPIRSLRQDIDVNHIDGLLGRYSMDAGTPLGENTFKAARASADTALTAAKFLLDGEQSAFALCRPPGHHAGFDFFGGYCFLNNAAIAAQYLRDYGLHRIAILDVDYHHGNGTQALFYDRPDILFLSIHADPKDEYPYFLGYADETGEHAGTGFTRNWPLPLGTDWDSYTPALEEACRWLLVYKPDAMVVSLGMDCYENDPISGFRFKSEDFSRLGERLKKVGVPTLFVMEGGYAVDALGTNCVNVLEGFAG
- a CDS encoding aldose epimerase family protein, whose amino-acid sequence is MINEFGFLPDGTAVQEITLKKGVLEASILTLGAVIRDLKVDGQTVVLGFDDLQSYLDHSPYFGVIAGRCANRIAGGKMSIDGNEYQLDCNDGGRNHLHGGSDGFSNRIWQIEQSDKASVLLKLVSEDGEMGYPGRVEALVRYTLTGSGALRVKITATTDKTTPVNLTQHAYFNLDGSETILGHTLEIAAESYLPVDEHLIPTGEVRNVAWTAFDFQDGRKLKRKSGEEDVFYDHNFCLADAPRDQVAFAAALEDSAGDRRMEVWTTEPGLQLYDAGKLTVAVPGLDGKHYGPHAGLCLEAQRWPDSVNRSNFTNVLLRPTETYSHVTEFRFS
- a CDS encoding phosphomannomutase/phosphoglucomutase, which gives rise to MFPKPVASLTPNTLEYESLPMVKPTGFREYDARWLFEEEINLMGMQALGMGIGTLIHERGVRPDIAVGHDFRGYSASIKMAVINGLLAAGVNVHDIGLALSPMAYFSQFALDVPAVAMITASHNDNGWTGVKMGIDRPLTFGPDEMSRLREIVLGAAFDLKGGGSYRFVDGFPELYAKDLTDRPKLKRPIKVVAACGNGTAGAFAPKILEALGAEVFPLDAELDHTFPRYNPNPEDMQMLHALRDKVLEVGAEVGLGFDGDGDRCGVVDNEGEEIFADKVGVMLARDISALHPNSQFVVDVKSTGLYHTDPVLQANGAKTDYYKTGHSYIKRRVRDLNAVVGFEKSGHYFFNQPIGRGYDDGLVSAIAILDMLHRNPNKTMADLRRDLPKTWGSPTMSPKCADEIKYDVIERVVSRFQDMKERGETVAGQAITDLITVNGVRVVSEDGTWGLVRASSNKPELVVVVESPVSEDRLHAMFKAVDGILRENPEVGDYNQTI